DNA from Comamonas serinivorans:
GGCCTACGTGCGCTCCGTGCGCATCAGCGGTGTGGGGCGCGGCGGCAAGGCGCGCGAGGAAACGCTGGAGATCCGCAGCCTGAACAACGCGCGCGCCCTGCGTGCACGCAAGGGCAAGGCCGCCGACCTGGGCTTCAAGCCCGATGACATCCAGCGGGTGCAGTGATGGGAGGCGAGTTCAACCTGGTCGGCACGCTCTTGATGGTGGGCTTTGCCGCGTTCAGCGCCTGGCTGGGGCGCAAGCTGGCCACCCGGTGGCAGGAGAAAAAGCGCCGAGACGCCGAGCAGGCCGCACGCGCGAGCGAAAGCCGCCAGGTGCGCCGGGCCCGCGAGCGGCGCAACCGCCCAGATGACCGCTGAGGCCTCACCGTCGTCCATGGGGCTGATCGATGGGCTGACACCGGGTCATGGCCTGTCGGCGGGCTGCCGGTTTCGTCTGGCAAAGCCTGCCATCTGGGCTTGTCATAATCGGCCGTGGCCGCTCAGGCCTTTTTTCAAGCCGACGAAGGCGATGCACGAGCCATGCAACGCGGCCCGCGAAGCCCCGGTGGCGGTGACTTGAGCCCAGGCGTTGACGACAAGCAAGGAAGATCCATGAAGCACCCAACCCATCGCATTCGAGCCGCGAAGCTTGCCGCCACGGGCACGATGATGCTGCTCTTGAGCGCCTGCGCGGTGCGTTCGCTGCCCCCGTACAACCCGCCGCCGCTGCCTGATCCCAACGCGCAACAAACGCGCCCGACCGCGCCGTCCAGCCCCGCGGTGTCCACCCCCGTGCCGACGCCCTCGGCGCCGACGGACGAGCGAAACCTGGTGGCCCTGGCTGCCGACCTGAGCGGCGGAGAAGTCGTGCCCGCGGCCGACACCTCGGGCCGTGGCGAGTTTGCGGCCGTCTACGACCGCAGCACGCGTTTGCTGCGCTGGAAGTCGAGCGTGAGCGGCCTGCGCGGCGAGATCACCGGGGTGAGCTTCAACGGGCCGGCCGACCTGGACCAGAACGCGCCTGCCGTCATCGAGTGGGCCTCTGCCGCCGGCAAGGCCCGTTACGAGGGGCGCGCCACCCTGACGGCGACGCAGTCGTCCAGCTTGCTGGCGGGGCTGTGGTACGTCAACGTGCGCACGCGCGCCTTCCCGCAGGGCGAACTGCGCGGCCAGATCACGATCCGCTGAGCCCTGGCCGATGCGCCGGCGTCGGCGCTTTGGGCGGAGATGGCTCGGGGGAGGTGCAGCGCACAGAACGGTTCACTGTTACGCGCTTTCTCCTTAGGGCCAGCCAGCGTTTCGGCCTGTTGCGGGTGGGGCATGCACACTGCCCCGCTTCTTGGCAGGCGTCACATTGCCCGCTTTGAAGGCACATGGCCCAGCACACGCAGGGCTGCATGGCCTGCGCTGCAAGGCGGTTAGACCGGGGGAGTCTCGATCGTGCGAGACCGCTTTTCGTTCAAAGACGGCCACGCCCTGACGGTCACATCAGGCCTCGCGGCCCACACCGTTCGATCAGAACTGAAACAGCTTCCAGCTGCGCTCGCCAGCGTTGCCTGAGCCGTCGTTGCGGCGCGAGCCGGCGCCGCTGTCGGGCGGACGCACGTCGTAGGCCGGCACGTCGGCCTTGGGCTGCACGGTGATCTTGCGGGTTTCGCCGCCTTCGCGCAGCTCATCCACGCGCGAGCCGGCATCTTCCACCGTGATCTGCTCGATGCGGCGCCCGTCGCGGATCGCCGTCGTGGTGGTCTTGCCGCGGTCGTTGGACTGCACGTCGGTGCTTTCGACACGGTCGGCAGGGGTTTGAGCGATGCCCGTGCCGGCGAGCATGCAGGCCAGGACAAGGGTCAAGCCCGCGCGCAGGGTGCGCGAACGACTGGGAACGGGGGCGGCGAGTTCAAGCATGTCCCCATTCTAAAAGTGTCCCACCCTCAGGCCACACGGGCGTGAGCCTCCTGGCGGACGTTGAGGGCATTGGCTGTGGTGTCATGCCCGGCGCGCCGCCAGGCGCATGATGGCTGGTTGAGCCGGACCAGGCCTTTGGCCGGCGGGCGAAAAGGTGGAATCGGGATGGCTGTGGTGCATGGGTATAGGGCCATTGCCGATTGATTTGAAGCATGCGTGGCTCGATACCTCGTGGTAGTGGCGGCCGAAGCGGCTGTCGGCAGGCCCATGGTTGGCCGGTGCCGCCCCGGCAGGCGACCTGCGGGGCCATCCCAGGCGGCGCGGAGGAACGCCCGGCGCCCGCCCGGCCAGCTGGCGACACCGCGCTGCTCGCCCGGAATGACCGGGTCGCGTCGCAGGCAAAATTGCGGCATGTTCACGGATTCCCACTGTCACCTGACCTACCCGGGTCTGGTCGAAAACCACGCGGCGGTGTTTGCCGCCATGCAGGCCGCGCAAGTCGATCGCGCCCTGTGCATCTGCACCACGATGGAAGAGTTCGAGCAGGTGCACGCCCTGGCCCTGGCGCAGGACTTCATCTGGGCCAGCGTCGGGGTGCACCCCGACACCGAAGACATGGCCGAGCCCAGCGTGGCCGACCTGGTGGCGCGGGCGGCCTTGCCGCGCGTGGTCGCCATTGGCGAAACCGGGCTCGATTACTACCAGATGGAAACCCGCAAGGGCGGCCGCAGCATCGCCGATCTGGGTTGGCAGCGCGAGCGCTTCTCGGTGCACATCGAAGCCGCCCGGCGCACCGACTTGCCGTTGGTCATCCACGAGCGCGACGCCTCGGCGGACACGCTGGCCATGCTGCGCAGCGAAGGGCAGGGCGGTGGCGGCACCGAGGCCCGCGGCGTCTTCCACTGCTTTGCCGACACGCGCGAGGTGGCCCGCGCCGCGCTGGACCTGGGCTTTTACGTCTCGTTCTCGGGCATCGTCACCTTCAAAAGTGCCAAAGAATTGCAGGAGGTGGCGCAGTTCGTGCCCGATGATCGCCTGCTGATCGAAACCGATTCGCCGTACCTGGCGCCCGTGCCCTTTCGGGGCAAGACCAACACGCCCGCGCTGGTGCCGCATGTGGCCGCCAAACTGGCCGAGCTGCGCGGCGCCAGCGTCGAGGCCATCGCGGCCACCACGGCCCAGAACTTCAACCACCTGTTTTCCAAGGCATGCGCATGACCCGCTTCACCCCCCGCTCCCTGGCCGCCCTTGCATTGGCGCTGGGCCTGAGCAGCTCTCTGGCCCACGCCACGCCGGCCGACGACATGGAGCGCGCCATCGCGCAGGACAACGACCTGAGCACCCAGAAGATGCTGGCCAATGGCGTCAGCCCCAACACGCTCACCAACAAGGGCGTGCCGGTGTTGTACTCGGCCATCCAGATGGAGTCGTACAAGGTGGCGAAGGTGCTGGCCCAGGCGCCGGGCCTGGAGGCCGACCAGACCAGCCCCAAGGGCGAGACGGCCCTGATGATGGCGGCCTTTCGCGGCCAGGTGGATCTGGCCCGGCAGTTGATCGCGCGGGGCGCGCAGGTCAACCGCAGGGGCTGGACGCCGCTGCACTACGCCGCGACCAACGGCCACTTGGCCATGATCGACTTTCTGCTGAGCCAGAAGGCCGACCTCAACGCGCCGTCGCCCAACGAATCCACGCCGCTGATGATGGCCGCCATGTACGGCTCTGAAGACGCGGCCCGGGCCTTGCTGAAGGCCGGCGCCGATCCCACGCGCAAAAACCAGCTCGGCATGACGGCGGCCGACTTCGCCACCAAGGCCGAGCGCGATGCCCTGGCCCGCACACTGACCGAGGCGGCGCAGGCCTGGCGCCGCTGAAGCCCGGCGCTCAGGCGGGCAGGCCTGCCGGCGCGCGATGAAAAACCCCGAAGCGCCTGGCGCCGGGCCCTGTGCGCTACCATGGCGCATCGCCCGCTGATGCGGGCTTGGCCCAAAGCCGCGCGCGTTCGAGCG
Protein-coding regions in this window:
- a CDS encoding CHRD domain-containing protein, yielding MKHPTHRIRAAKLAATGTMMLLLSACAVRSLPPYNPPPLPDPNAQQTRPTAPSSPAVSTPVPTPSAPTDERNLVALAADLSGGEVVPAADTSGRGEFAAVYDRSTRLLRWKSSVSGLRGEITGVSFNGPADLDQNAPAVIEWASAAGKARYEGRATLTATQSSSLLAGLWYVNVRTRAFPQGELRGQITIR
- a CDS encoding ankyrin repeat domain-containing protein, whose translation is MTRFTPRSLAALALALGLSSSLAHATPADDMERAIAQDNDLSTQKMLANGVSPNTLTNKGVPVLYSAIQMESYKVAKVLAQAPGLEADQTSPKGETALMMAAFRGQVDLARQLIARGAQVNRRGWTPLHYAATNGHLAMIDFLLSQKADLNAPSPNESTPLMMAAMYGSEDAARALLKAGADPTRKNQLGMTAADFATKAERDALARTLTEAAQAWRR
- a CDS encoding TatD family hydrolase; the encoded protein is MFTDSHCHLTYPGLVENHAAVFAAMQAAQVDRALCICTTMEEFEQVHALALAQDFIWASVGVHPDTEDMAEPSVADLVARAALPRVVAIGETGLDYYQMETRKGGRSIADLGWQRERFSVHIEAARRTDLPLVIHERDASADTLAMLRSEGQGGGGTEARGVFHCFADTREVARAALDLGFYVSFSGIVTFKSAKELQEVAQFVPDDRLLIETDSPYLAPVPFRGKTNTPALVPHVAAKLAELRGASVEAIAATTAQNFNHLFSKACA